One Eubacteriales bacterium mix99 genomic window carries:
- the glyA gene encoding serine hydroxymethyltransferase yields MIDLKEIANVDPEVAAAMKQEWERQRNHLELIASENYVSPAVMAAMGSHLTNKYAEGYPGKRYYGGCEFVDIVEELARERAKAIFGADHANVQPHSGAQANTAVYFAMLQPGDTIMGMSLDQGGHLTHGSPVNISGKYFHSVFYGVDPDTGRIDYDQVLAQARKHRPRIIIAGASAYPRTIDFRKFREIADEVGALLMVDMAHIAGLVAAGLHPSPVPYADFVTTTTHKTLRGPRGGMILCRKEYAKAIDKAIFPGTQGGPLMHVIAAKAVCFKEAMEPSFREYQGQIIRNAVALAQALTEGGFHLVSGGTDNHLILVDLRDHGITGKDAEKLLDKVRITVNKNTIPNDPQSPFVTSGIRLGTPAVTTRGMKEEDMKQIAAAIRLTIGDFDQNRDKVQSIVGELCDEHPIYSEDIK; encoded by the coding sequence ATGATTGATTTAAAGGAAATTGCAAATGTGGATCCGGAAGTGGCTGCAGCGATGAAGCAGGAATGGGAACGCCAGAGGAATCATCTGGAGCTTATCGCGTCGGAGAATTATGTCAGCCCGGCTGTTATGGCAGCAATGGGATCCCATCTGACGAACAAGTATGCGGAAGGGTATCCGGGAAAGAGATATTACGGCGGATGCGAATTTGTGGATATTGTGGAGGAGCTGGCAAGGGAAAGGGCAAAGGCGATTTTTGGAGCGGATCATGCCAATGTACAGCCCCATTCCGGCGCACAGGCCAATACTGCGGTTTATTTTGCCATGCTTCAGCCCGGAGACACCATTATGGGAATGAGTCTGGATCAGGGCGGTCATCTGACTCATGGCAGCCCGGTCAATATATCCGGCAAATATTTTCATTCCGTTTTCTATGGAGTGGATCCGGACACCGGCCGGATCGACTACGATCAGGTGCTTGCCCAGGCGAGGAAGCACAGGCCCCGTATAATCATTGCCGGAGCCAGCGCTTATCCCAGGACGATCGATTTCCGGAAGTTCCGTGAAATTGCAGATGAAGTCGGCGCGCTGCTGATGGTAGATATGGCCCATATCGCAGGTCTGGTGGCGGCAGGACTGCATCCCAGTCCGGTGCCTTATGCGGATTTTGTTACCACAACTACCCACAAAACCCTGCGGGGCCCAAGGGGCGGTATGATACTTTGCCGGAAAGAATATGCAAAGGCCATTGACAAGGCCATTTTCCCCGGCACACAGGGAGGCCCACTAATGCATGTGATAGCTGCCAAGGCAGTATGTTTCAAAGAAGCCATGGAGCCATCCTTCCGGGAATACCAGGGGCAGATCATCCGGAATGCAGTGGCACTGGCTCAGGCTCTGACAGAAGGAGGATTTCACCTGGTATCCGGCGGGACGGATAACCATCTGATACTGGTGGATCTGAGGGATCATGGCATTACCGGGAAGGATGCGGAAAAGCTTCTTGATAAAGTGCGGATCACCGTCAACAAGAACACCATTCCCAATGATCCGCAGAGCCCCTTCGTTACCAGCGGCATTCGGCTGGGCACCCCTGCCGTAACCACAAGGGGAATGAAGGAAGAGGATATGAAGCAGATTGCCGCAGCGATCCGTCTGACGATCGGCGACTTTGATCAAAACAGGGATAAGGTACAGTCCATTGTGGGGGAACTGTGTGATGAACATCCGATTTATTCGGAAGACATAAAATAG
- the trxA gene encoding thioredoxin, protein MASEKIVNLTEKSFKDEVEQSTIPVLVDFWASWCGPCRMIAPIVDQLAEEFDGKIKVAKLNVDENSELASRYQVMSIPTLLLFRNGKVVNQMVGARPKGELVKILQSNI, encoded by the coding sequence GTGGCAAGTGAAAAAATCGTGAATCTGACGGAAAAAAGCTTCAAGGATGAGGTGGAGCAGTCCACCATACCGGTATTGGTTGATTTCTGGGCATCCTGGTGTGGTCCCTGCCGAATGATCGCACCTATCGTGGATCAGTTGGCAGAGGAGTTTGATGGAAAAATAAAGGTGGCAAAGCTGAATGTGGATGAGAACAGTGAGCTGGCGTCCCGGTATCAGGTAATGAGCATCCCGACCCTTCTGCTGTTCCGGAACGGAAAGGTCGTCAATCAGATGGTTGGTGCGAGACCAAAGGGCGAGCTGGTAAAAATACTTCAAAGCAATATTTGA
- a CDS encoding SoxR reducing system RseC family protein codes for MNEQGEIVALQDRNALIMVHRSDMCGKCGACEMGEQAGEMFLTIPNRLHGEVGDFVQLELASGQVLKASAIAYLFPLCALVLGVLAGIFLGHRYDLDVELTASILGLVFAGISFLVIRGMEPHFKRLQHFSPQMVRITRGSKMGNQPKVSEKGDEGSGK; via the coding sequence ATGAATGAGCAGGGAGAAATCGTGGCATTGCAGGACAGGAATGCATTGATTATGGTACACAGAAGTGATATGTGCGGAAAATGCGGCGCCTGTGAAATGGGAGAGCAGGCCGGAGAAATGTTTCTGACCATTCCAAACCGGCTGCACGGCGAAGTGGGTGATTTTGTGCAGTTGGAGCTGGCATCCGGTCAGGTTTTAAAAGCCTCTGCCATTGCATATTTGTTTCCCCTTTGTGCCTTGGTTCTGGGAGTCCTGGCAGGCATTTTTCTTGGTCACAGGTACGATCTGGATGTGGAACTAACTGCCTCCATACTGGGCCTGGTGTTTGCCGGAATATCATTTCTGGTGATCCGGGGAATGGAGCCGCATTTTAAAAGATTGCAGCACTTTTCACCGCAAATGGTGCGCATCACGAGAGGCTCAAAAATGGGTAATCAGCCCAAAGTATCTGAAAAAGGAGACGAGGGTAGTGGCAAGTGA
- a CDS encoding tRNA threonylcarbamoyladenosine dehydratase has translation MPDAFSRSEMLIGTEALEKLKESKVAIFGIGGVGSFAVEALARTGVGSFVLTDSDRVEKSNINRQLHATCRTIGRLKVEVMKERILSINPEAKVRTQPVFYRKENRAELLQGDVDYVVDAVDTVTAKIDLVVCCGEMGIPIVSCMGAGNKMDPTRFQIGDVYATSVDPLAKVMRRELRKRGIRHLKVVYSTEPPLSLKPSLTEQDTDQTMESGESRPGTRPRAVPGSISFVPSVAGMILGGEVIRDLIGWKDNPQGDRRG, from the coding sequence ATGCCGGATGCATTTTCCAGATCCGAAATGTTGATTGGAACAGAGGCGCTGGAGAAACTGAAAGAAAGCAAAGTGGCCATATTCGGCATAGGAGGTGTGGGATCCTTTGCTGTGGAAGCTCTGGCAAGAACGGGAGTCGGGTCTTTTGTACTGACAGACAGCGATCGGGTGGAGAAGAGCAATATCAACCGTCAGCTGCATGCAACCTGCAGGACAATCGGCAGGCTCAAGGTGGAGGTCATGAAGGAGAGGATCCTGAGCATCAATCCCGAAGCAAAGGTCCGGACCCAACCGGTTTTCTACAGGAAGGAGAACAGGGCGGAGCTTTTACAGGGTGATGTTGATTATGTCGTTGATGCGGTGGATACGGTAACTGCCAAAATCGATCTGGTGGTCTGCTGCGGGGAAATGGGTATCCCCATTGTATCCTGTATGGGAGCCGGCAATAAAATGGATCCCACCCGGTTTCAGATCGGCGATGTATATGCGACTTCGGTGGATCCCCTGGCGAAGGTCATGCGGCGCGAACTGAGAAAAAGAGGGATCCGGCACCTGAAGGTGGTATACTCCACCGAGCCGCCGCTTTCCCTGAAGCCCTCCCTGACGGAGCAGGATACAGATCAGACCATGGAATCCGGGGAGAGCCGGCCCGGCACCCGTCCCAGGGCAGTTCCGGGAAGTATTTCCTTTGTTCCGTCGGTTGCCGGTATGATTCTTGGAGGGGAAGTCATCAGGGATCTGATTGGCTGGAAGGATAATCCGCAGGGGGATCGGAGAGGATAG
- the aspS gene encoding aspartate--tRNA ligase — translation MNKQRTDGLKRTHMCGMINKDHIGEKVTLMGWVQRRRDLGHLIFIYLRDRTGFIQIVFNGKKSGETLDKAQQIRSEYVVAVSGTVVKREESAINPQYPNGDVEVGAEECRILSSAKTPPFYIEDGLDASETLRLQYRYLDLRRPEMQKNLILRHKVTKWVRDFMDREGFLEIETPMLTKSTPEGARDYLVPSRVHPGAFYALPQSPQLFKQLLMLAGFDRYFQIARCFRDEDLRADRQPEFTQIDIEMSFVEVNDVISLNEQLLADLFQKALGVKLSLPLPRLTWKEAMERYGSDKPDTRFGMELQDVSDLVRDCGFQVFVNAVRKGGSVRAINAKGCCRKFSRKKLDALSESVKTYKAKGLAWIQVTETGIKSSLSKFFSEEQMGALLKRLDAKAGDLLLFVADRDEIVFAALGYLRLELAEKLGLLDDQEKSLLWITEFPLLEYSEEEHRYVAEHHPFTCPMDEDIPLLEEHPERVRAKAYDIVLNGVEMGGGSIRIHDTKLQEKMLEILGFTREQAWERFGFLLEAFQYGTPPHGGIAYGLDRMIMLLTGCDSIRDVIAFPKVQNASDLMTEAPSRVDDAQLKELHIKLDERNEHPDEQPDGL, via the coding sequence ATGAACAAACAACGGACGGATGGGTTGAAAAGAACCCATATGTGCGGTATGATAAACAAAGATCATATCGGTGAAAAAGTAACCCTCATGGGTTGGGTACAGCGCAGACGGGACCTGGGGCATTTGATTTTTATTTATCTGCGGGACCGGACGGGTTTTATCCAGATTGTATTCAACGGGAAGAAAAGCGGAGAGACATTGGATAAAGCGCAGCAGATCCGCAGCGAATATGTTGTGGCAGTTTCCGGTACCGTGGTAAAGAGGGAAGAGTCGGCCATCAATCCCCAATACCCCAACGGGGATGTGGAAGTGGGTGCGGAAGAGTGCAGGATCCTCTCTTCTGCGAAGACGCCTCCCTTTTACATTGAAGACGGTCTGGATGCATCGGAGACGCTGCGTCTGCAGTACCGGTATCTGGACTTAAGGCGTCCTGAAATGCAGAAGAATCTGATTCTGCGGCATAAAGTCACCAAATGGGTTCGTGACTTTATGGACAGGGAAGGCTTTCTGGAGATTGAGACCCCTATGCTGACGAAAAGCACACCGGAAGGGGCCAGGGACTATCTGGTCCCCAGCCGGGTTCATCCGGGCGCATTCTATGCTCTGCCCCAGTCTCCCCAGTTATTCAAACAGCTGTTGATGCTGGCGGGATTTGACCGCTATTTTCAGATTGCCCGCTGCTTCCGGGATGAGGACCTGAGGGCAGACCGGCAGCCGGAGTTTACGCAGATTGATATCGAGATGTCTTTTGTGGAAGTGAACGATGTGATTTCCCTGAATGAACAGCTGCTGGCGGACCTGTTCCAAAAAGCGCTGGGCGTGAAGCTGTCCCTTCCGCTGCCCAGGCTGACCTGGAAGGAAGCAATGGAACGGTACGGCTCCGATAAACCCGATACCCGTTTTGGAATGGAGCTTCAGGATGTCAGTGATCTGGTCAGGGACTGCGGGTTTCAGGTATTCGTCAATGCGGTCCGCAAGGGAGGCAGTGTGCGTGCCATCAATGCCAAAGGCTGCTGCCGCAAATTTTCCAGAAAAAAGCTGGATGCCCTGAGCGAATCCGTGAAAACATATAAGGCAAAGGGCCTGGCCTGGATTCAGGTGACGGAAACAGGGATTAAGTCCTCCTTGTCGAAATTCTTTTCGGAGGAGCAGATGGGCGCCCTGCTGAAGCGGCTGGATGCGAAAGCGGGGGATTTGCTGCTGTTTGTGGCGGACAGGGACGAGATTGTCTTTGCCGCTCTGGGATACCTTCGTCTGGAGCTGGCCGAAAAGCTCGGATTGCTGGATGATCAGGAGAAAAGCCTGCTCTGGATCACGGAGTTTCCCCTTCTGGAATACAGTGAGGAAGAGCATCGTTATGTTGCGGAGCATCATCCCTTTACCTGCCCCATGGATGAGGACATCCCTCTCCTGGAGGAGCATCCGGAACGGGTACGGGCCAAGGCCTATGATATTGTGTTGAATGGTGTTGAAATGGGCGGCGGCAGCATCCGTATTCACGATACAAAGCTTCAGGAAAAAATGCTGGAAATTCTGGGCTTTACCCGGGAACAGGCATGGGAGCGCTTTGGATTCCTGCTGGAGGCCTTTCAGTATGGAACGCCGCCCCATGGAGGCATTGCATACGGGCTGGACCGGATGATCATGCTGCTGACAGGCTGCGATTCCATCCGGGATGTCATAGCCTTCCCCAAGGTGCAGAATGCATCGGATCTTATGACGGAAGCACCGTCCCGGGTGGATGACGCCCAGCTGAAGGAGCTTCATATCAAGCTGGATGAACGGAATGAACATCCGGACGAACAACCGGACGGACTTTAA
- the hisS gene encoding histidine--tRNA ligase: MLVKAPKGTKDILPQESYQWHYVEDRIRRISESFGYREIRTPVFEHTELFQRGVGDTTDIVQKEMYTFEDKSGRSISLKPEGTAGAVRAYIGHKLYAGPQPVKMYYINPFYRYENPQAGRLREFHQFGVEAFGAPQASVDAEIITLAMALFRDLGVRDLTVKLNSIGCPKCRPAYQEALKSYLGGHLDELCDDCRERYEKNPLRILDCKNKGCRKILEGVPHMLDYLCEECRDHFEEMQGYLKAAGLDYEIDPMIVRGLDYYTKTVFEIVSDAIGAQGTICGGGRYDGLVQECGGPQVPGIGFGLGLERLLLVLKSQGVAIPQPGICDIFFATIGKGARKKAFELVTRMRQNGIASDMDHVGRSLKSQFKYANKLGVRYVGTLGDEELEAEEVTLKNMETGTEEKVPFDRIGDAVRPFLPDRGQISRPGLQDVIRKR, from the coding sequence ATGTTGGTAAAAGCGCCGAAAGGTACGAAGGACATCCTGCCGCAGGAGTCTTATCAATGGCATTATGTGGAGGACAGGATCCGCCGCATTTCCGAATCGTTTGGATATCGGGAGATCCGCACCCCGGTATTTGAACATACTGAACTGTTTCAGCGGGGAGTGGGGGACACAACGGATATTGTACAGAAGGAAATGTATACCTTTGAAGACAAGAGCGGAAGAAGCATCAGTCTGAAGCCGGAGGGAACGGCAGGGGCCGTTCGGGCCTATATCGGGCATAAACTGTATGCCGGACCCCAGCCGGTGAAAATGTATTATATCAATCCCTTTTATCGCTATGAGAATCCTCAGGCAGGACGATTAAGGGAATTTCATCAGTTTGGCGTGGAAGCTTTCGGGGCGCCGCAGGCCTCTGTGGATGCGGAGATCATTACCCTGGCTATGGCCTTGTTCCGGGATCTGGGCGTAAGGGATCTGACGGTAAAGCTGAACAGCATCGGTTGTCCGAAATGCCGGCCGGCCTATCAGGAAGCGCTGAAAAGCTATCTGGGCGGACATTTGGATGAATTGTGCGATGACTGCAGGGAAAGGTATGAAAAAAATCCTCTGCGCATCCTGGACTGCAAGAACAAGGGCTGCCGCAAGATCCTGGAAGGAGTCCCCCATATGCTGGACTATCTTTGTGAGGAATGCAGGGATCATTTTGAAGAGATGCAGGGTTATCTGAAGGCGGCAGGGCTGGACTATGAAATCGATCCGATGATTGTACGGGGGCTCGACTATTATACCAAAACGGTGTTTGAAATTGTTTCGGATGCCATCGGCGCCCAGGGAACGATCTGCGGAGGCGGACGGTATGACGGCCTGGTACAGGAATGCGGAGGCCCGCAGGTACCGGGCATCGGGTTCGGGCTCGGTTTGGAACGGCTGCTGCTGGTTCTGAAGAGTCAGGGGGTTGCAATCCCTCAGCCGGGAATCTGCGATATTTTCTTTGCCACCATTGGGAAAGGCGCAAGGAAAAAAGCCTTTGAACTGGTTACCCGGATGCGGCAAAATGGAATCGCATCCGACATGGATCATGTTGGCCGGAGTCTCAAATCCCAGTTCAAATATGCCAATAAGCTGGGAGTGCGTTATGTTGGTACTCTGGGCGATGAGGAACTGGAAGCAGAAGAAGTGACCCTGAAGAACATGGAAACAGGAACGGAAGAAAAGGTCCCTTTTGATCGGATCGGAGATGCTGTCCGGCCCTTCCTTCCGGACAGGGGACAGATCAGTCGTCCGGGCCTGCAGGACGTTATACGGAAAAGATAA
- a CDS encoding NAD(P)H-dependent glycerol-3-phosphate dehydrogenase: protein MIKKIAILGGGSWGTALSKLLSENGHQVTVWLRDEAQCKLLSIERVNRKYLPNVKIPENIVFTSDINEAAKNSEILLIATPTQHIRRLLRQINNEYKTGKIIVNASKGIEIGTMSLGSDIVREETKDCIFAVLSGPSHAEEVGLSMPTAITIACDSKKVAEEIQDIFMSTYFRVYTNEDVAGAELGGALKNIIALGAGISDGVGYGDNAKAALMNRGIVEIARLGIAMGADVHTFYGLSGIGDLMVTCTSRHSRNRNAGYLIGQGMSRDQAIKKIGMVVEGIPTTYAAYELSINRNVEMPIVKAMYDILNHNADVRKTVNQLMLRDRKEERL from the coding sequence ATGATAAAAAAGATTGCAATACTGGGAGGAGGCAGTTGGGGAACGGCACTCTCAAAGCTTCTTTCGGAAAACGGGCACCAGGTTACTGTATGGCTCCGGGACGAAGCCCAGTGCAAATTGCTGAGTATTGAAAGAGTAAATAGAAAATATCTGCCAAATGTTAAAATTCCGGAAAACATAGTATTCACTTCAGATATAAACGAAGCTGCTAAAAATTCGGAAATATTATTGATAGCTACACCGACACAGCATATCAGAAGGCTATTGCGGCAAATCAATAATGAATATAAGACAGGTAAAATAATTGTCAATGCTTCGAAGGGAATTGAAATAGGAACGATGAGCCTGGGTTCCGACATAGTTCGGGAAGAGACAAAAGATTGTATTTTTGCGGTTCTGTCAGGGCCTTCGCACGCTGAAGAAGTAGGCCTTTCAATGCCTACGGCCATTACGATCGCGTGCGACAGCAAAAAAGTGGCAGAAGAGATACAGGATATTTTTATGTCGACATATTTCAGGGTCTATACAAATGAAGACGTGGCAGGAGCAGAGCTGGGAGGAGCTTTAAAAAATATTATTGCTCTCGGCGCAGGAATATCCGATGGTGTGGGATACGGCGACAATGCCAAAGCGGCCCTGATGAACAGGGGCATAGTTGAAATAGCGCGGCTGGGTATTGCAATGGGCGCGGATGTTCATACCTTCTACGGCCTTTCGGGGATCGGTGATTTAATGGTAACATGCACGAGCAGGCACTCAAGAAACCGGAATGCCGGTTATCTTATCGGGCAGGGTATGTCCAGGGATCAGGCCATTAAAAAAATCGGGATGGTTGTGGAAGGGATCCCTACCACATACGCTGCATATGAGCTTTCTATAAACCGTAACGTGGAAATGCCCATTGTCAAAGCGATGTATGATATTTTAAATCATAATGCAGATGTCCGAAAAACGGTCAATCAATTGATGCTGAGAGACAGGAAGGAAGAAAGACTTTGA
- the hemZ gene encoding coproporphyrinogen dehydrogenase HemZ yields MIWIDAPQVSYGNEIVELAKEFFPTETISAMGNETDPSEEDLILKSTWSAEGSESFSFLTTLRKGPVLLGERKNVEAPDRENGEGETSFLFEKRRRREMKNGLKGSVYDLLSSFTGKHPRWGILTGIRPVKIVHELLDRGCSREDVRHTLQEIYRLHPSRVDLMMKTAEVQRPLIRKGGLRTVSVYIHIPFCSSRCFYCSFPSDLFGRISDKIGDYLDCLHREMSALSDEFQRLGISVDTVYIGGGTPTVLAYADLERLLCMTESCFRSRFPLSEYTVEAGRPDSLDPQKLRLLKNYGVTRISINPQSMNQETLDRVGRNHTTEDVARTFQQARETGFDCINMDVILGLPGETPRHMEHTMEAIAALGPENITVHTLAVKRASALKESFHQYDPSRRGLAEEMSAVCRRWMEHLDMVPYYLYRQKYMLDHLENVGYTVPGKECRYNIDIMEEKRSIWAFGAGASSKLYHPEEDRLERVANVKNLEDYIGRIGEMIERKRKALGTGI; encoded by the coding sequence ATGATCTGGATAGATGCCCCGCAGGTATCCTACGGCAATGAAATTGTGGAGCTGGCAAAAGAATTTTTCCCGACGGAAACCATATCCGCCATGGGAAACGAAACGGATCCCTCGGAAGAGGACCTGATTCTGAAGAGCACCTGGTCCGCAGAAGGATCGGAATCCTTTTCCTTTCTCACAACCCTGCGAAAAGGTCCGGTTTTGCTGGGCGAGAGAAAAAATGTCGAAGCCCCTGACAGGGAAAACGGGGAAGGGGAAACTTCCTTTCTTTTTGAAAAGCGCAGAAGACGGGAAATGAAAAATGGCCTGAAAGGCTCTGTCTATGACCTGCTGTCCTCCTTTACGGGTAAACATCCCAGGTGGGGGATCCTGACCGGGATCCGCCCGGTGAAAATTGTCCATGAATTGCTGGATCGGGGCTGTTCCCGGGAGGACGTCCGGCATACGCTGCAGGAGATATACCGGCTGCATCCGTCCAGGGTGGATCTGATGATGAAAACAGCGGAGGTACAGCGGCCCCTTATCCGAAAGGGGGGACTCCGCACCGTTTCCGTCTACATTCATATTCCCTTTTGTTCCTCCCGGTGCTTTTACTGTTCCTTTCCATCCGATTTGTTTGGCCGGATTTCCGATAAAATCGGGGATTATCTGGATTGCCTGCATCGGGAGATGTCCGCTTTGTCGGATGAATTTCAGAGGCTTGGAATCTCCGTGGATACCGTCTATATCGGCGGGGGGACGCCGACAGTTCTGGCGTATGCCGATCTGGAGCGTCTCCTCTGCATGACGGAGTCCTGTTTCCGCTCCCGGTTCCCCTTGTCAGAATATACGGTGGAAGCCGGCAGGCCGGACAGTCTGGATCCACAGAAGCTTCGGCTGCTGAAGAACTATGGCGTTACCCGGATCAGCATCAACCCGCAGTCCATGAACCAGGAAACGCTGGACCGGGTGGGCCGGAACCATACAACAGAAGATGTGGCGCGCACTTTTCAGCAGGCTAGGGAAACCGGCTTTGACTGCATCAATATGGATGTCATACTGGGGTTGCCCGGTGAAACGCCCCGGCATATGGAACATACCATGGAAGCGATTGCCGCTCTGGGGCCTGAAAATATCACTGTGCATACGCTGGCGGTGAAACGGGCGTCTGCCCTGAAAGAATCCTTTCATCAATACGATCCCTCCAGACGGGGACTGGCGGAGGAAATGTCGGCGGTTTGCAGGAGATGGATGGAACATCTGGATATGGTTCCTTATTATCTTTACCGCCAGAAATATATGCTGGACCATCTGGAGAATGTGGGCTATACGGTCCCCGGAAAGGAATGCCGGTATAATATTGATATCATGGAGGAAAAGCGGAGCATCTGGGCATTCGGCGCCGGCGCGTCCAGCAAGCTCTATCACCCGGAGGAGGACCGCCTGGAACGGGTGGCCAATGTGAAGAATCTGGAGGACTACATTGGCCGGATTGGGGAAATGATTGAGAGGAAGCGGAAAGCGCTGGGCACTGGAATATAG
- a CDS encoding MBL fold metallo-hydrolase, whose amino-acid sequence MKVLVLPVGPLKANCYTVCQEETGDCVVIDPGGDRELLLHSLEEHRLTPKAILLTHGHFDHIGAVDDLKKRTGAKLVIHPEDVGLLQDPDRNLSRPFGIGDLRVKATPDRLLKDEDMLEIGGIRFRVLHAPGHTMGGVFYIGDGILFSGDTLMQGTAGRTDMPGGNLQMLMKSLSRLSDLDDSVVICPGHGPQSTLARERISNPYLQAAGGPEKS is encoded by the coding sequence ATGAAGGTATTGGTGCTGCCGGTTGGGCCCCTGAAAGCCAACTGCTATACCGTCTGTCAGGAAGAAACGGGGGATTGTGTGGTCATCGATCCCGGCGGAGACCGGGAACTTCTTCTTCATAGTCTGGAGGAGCATCGGCTGACGCCGAAAGCCATTCTGCTGACCCATGGACATTTTGATCATATCGGCGCAGTGGACGATCTGAAAAAGCGTACCGGGGCAAAGCTTGTCATTCATCCGGAGGATGTCGGGCTGCTGCAGGATCCGGACAGGAATCTGTCCCGCCCATTCGGAATCGGGGATCTGCGGGTCAAAGCAACACCGGACCGGCTTCTGAAGGATGAAGACATGCTGGAAATCGGAGGGATCCGGTTCCGGGTGCTCCATGCCCCGGGACATACCATGGGCGGCGTATTCTATATCGGGGACGGGATTCTCTTTTCCGGCGATACCCTGATGCAGGGAACCGCCGGCAGAACGGACATGCCCGGAGGAAACCTGCAGATGCTGATGAAATCCCTGTCCAGGCTGTCGGATCTGGACGATTCCGTGGTGATCTGTCCGGGGCATGGCCCCCAGAGTACATTGGCCCGGGAGCGCATCTCCAATCCTTACCTGCAGGCTGCGGGAGGTCCTGAAAAATCATGA
- the dtd gene encoding D-aminoacyl-tRNA deacylase has product MRAVIQRVKSAGVVVEDRQISHIGTGYLVLLGVEQGDADQDVEYLADKTVNLRVFEDDEGKMNLSVKDIGGELLVVSQFTLYGDCRKGRRPGFSAAAAPEIARPFYEKFCGRCEKQGVPVKKGVFRAHMEVSLVNDGPVTMLLDSRKTF; this is encoded by the coding sequence TTGCGGGCAGTGATACAACGGGTAAAGAGTGCCGGTGTCGTGGTGGAGGACAGACAGATTTCGCATATTGGAACCGGCTATCTGGTACTTTTGGGTGTGGAGCAGGGAGATGCCGATCAGGATGTGGAATATCTGGCGGACAAAACGGTGAATCTGCGCGTGTTTGAAGATGATGAGGGCAAAATGAATTTGTCCGTAAAGGATATCGGAGGAGAGCTGCTGGTGGTATCCCAGTTCACACTTTACGGGGACTGCAGGAAAGGAAGGCGCCCGGGCTTCTCCGCAGCCGCCGCACCGGAAATTGCCAGGCCCTTTTATGAGAAATTTTGCGGACGCTGTGAGAAGCAGGGGGTGCCGGTAAAAAAAGGCGTCTTCCGTGCCCATATGGAGGTTTCCCTGGTAAACGACGGTCCGGTAACCATGCTGCTGGACAGCAGGAAAACATTCTAG